CTTCCATGATCAGGCTGTAGTCGAGCGGCGCCAGTGCCTTGCTGTAGAATGCTTTCGCGGCCTCGTAATCGGAGACGGAGAGGCCCAAGTGATCGATCATCGCAACCTCCGTGGTTCGTCGTCAGCGTGACAGGAGCGTGTTGCTCCGTGTTTTGCGCGCGATGGTAAAGCCGCGCGCGACCATGTCGGCGATACAATCCTGCTGCCATTCGTTTTGTGACAGATGCTCGATCACGACCGCGCGGGGCCACAGCGCTTGCGGCGCGTCGCGGAAGAAGCCGATCAGCACGCGGTCCTCAAAACCCTCGACGTCGATCTTGAGCGTGTCGACCTGGGTGACGCCGGCTTCATCCAGAATGCGAGTCAGCCGCAGCGACGGCACCTTGATCGCCTCGGCGCTGGCCGCACCGGTGACGACGTGGGTGGCGCCGAGATTGCCGCCGCCGCTCTCGATCATCAGCTCGCCGTCGCTGTCGCCCGCGGCGGCCTGCACCAGGCGCACCTGCATCGCGTCCGATGCGGCATGGTTGAACGAGAGCCGGCCAAAGGTCAGCGGATGCGGCTCGATCGCGATCACCTTGCCATTGGTGCCGACATGCCGCGCCATCACCAATGCGAAGGTGCCGACATTGGCGCCGACATCGACGAACGTGCCGCCGGCCTGCGTGTGCTGGCGCAGGAAATCGAGCTCGTCGAGATTGTAGTCGGGATTGAACAACGCGCCGCGTTCGGTCGCGCTGCCCTGGTGATAGAAGCGGAACGAGGCGCCCTGATATTGCACGTCGATCGGGCCGCTGCGCAGCAGATTGACCAGCCGCGACATCCAGGGCCGAAACGCGCCGCGCTTCAGCCCCGATCCTTGCACGAGGCGAATGATTGTGGCCTGCGCAGCGTTCGGCGCAAACGCGCCGAACGGCGCGGATGAAAGGGCATTGTCGGGCGTCAAGCAGGCGATCCTCGTTGCAGGCGGCGCATGCATAGCCGGTTTTGCCGGGGACTCCAACGGCGCTTAGGCCGCCTTTTTCACCGTCGGCTTGCGCTGGCGCAGGAGGCGGCCGAGCAGCTTGCGCCTGCCCTTGCGCGGGATCAGGTCGATGTCGCTGACGAGTTTCGCGCCGCCCTTGCGGCGCTCCAGCACGATCTTGCGGCTGTGGAAGGCCTCCAGCTCGACGCGATGCGCGACGCTGACGATGGTCGCCTTCGGCAGCTCGTCGGTGACCATCTTCATCATCTTGTCCTGGCTCTTCTCGTCGAGCGCGGAAGTCGCTTCATCGAGCACGACGATATCGGGGCTGTGCAGCAAGAGCCGCGCGAAGGCGAGGCGCTGCTTCTCGCCACCTGACAACGTCTGATCCCACGGCCCCTCTTCCTCGATCTTCTCCTTGAGATGATCGAGGCCGACCTTGTGCAGGGCTTCGCCGATCTCCTCGAGGGTCCAGTCGTCCTCGGCGCCGGGATAGGCGACCGCGCGGCGCAAGCTGCCTGAGGGCACGTAGGGCCGCTGCGGCAGCATGAACAGCCGCCGGTCGGGATGGAAATTGACGCTGCCGCCGCCCCATGGCCAGAGGCCGGCGATGGCGCGCACCAGCGTGCTCTTGCCGGTGCCGGATTCGCCGGCGACCAGCAGCCGCTCGCCGGGCTCGATCACGACCTCGGTCTCGCCGACCACGGCAGTGCCGTCGTCGAGCGTGACGGAGAGATCCTTCAGCTCCAGCATGGCGTCATTGCCGGTCTCGCCGCGCTTGATGCGGCCGAGGCCGTCGCCCTGCTCGGCGCGCTCGAGGCCGTCGAGCGACATCATCAGCGAGGCGATGCGGTGGGCGCAGGCATTCCAGTCGGCCAGCCGCGGATAATTGTCAACCAGCCAGCCGAACGCGCTCTGCACGATGGTGAAGGCGGAGGCCGCCTGCATCACCTGTCCGAGCGTCATGCTGCCGTCGAGAAACTTTGGTGCGCAGAGCAAAAGCGGCACCACGGGGGCAACGAGGCTCGAGCCCTGCGACACCAGCGTGGTCCGCATGTGCTGCCCTGCGAGCCGCGCCCACTGCCTGAGCACGCTGCTAAAATTGCGGTCGAGGCCGCTGCGTTCTTCTTCTTCACCGCCGAGCAGCGCGATGCTCTCGCCATTCTCGCGCACGCGCGTCAGCGTGTAGCGGAAATCGGCTTCGGCCTGGTTCTTGTCCTCGGAGACCTGCACGAATTGACGGCCGATCACCACGATCGAGCCCGAAGCGATTCCCGCATAAAGCATCGCGGCGACCACGAGGAAAGCGGGAATCGTGATGCTCGATCCTCCGAGCGTGACGGTGAGCGCGCCCCCGATGGTCCAGAGCACGACGATGAATGTGGCGGCCGACAGCAGGGCGGAGGTTACGCCGGCGAGGAAGTCGACCGGCGAATCCGTTGCGACGCGCAAGTCTTCGGCGATCCGGTATTCCGGATTCTTGTGATCGCCGCCAACGAGATTGAGCTGGTAGTAGCGCCCGTTGGCGAGCCAGCGCGTCAGCACGCTGTTGGTGAGCCAGGCGCGCCAGCGCCGCTGGATGCCCATGCGCGCAAATACCTGCGCGACGCCGAGCACGATGCTGCCGATCGCGAGCGGGAAGAACAATGCGGTGAGGTGAAAGACCGTGGTCGCGTCGCGCGTCTCGATGGCGTCGAAGATCGCGCGATTCCAGACGTTGATGCCGTATTGGAAGCCGACGGTCAGGACAATGAGGACGACGAGACCAATCGAGAACGGCCAGGCGAGGCGGTCGCCCGTGCGGCTCCAGAAGCCGCGCGCGCTGATCCAGAACCGCGTCAGCAGATAATCCTTGCGCGCCTGCTCGATCTCCTCGGGC
This portion of the Bradyrhizobium diazoefficiens genome encodes:
- a CDS encoding FkbM family methyltransferase, whose product is MTPDNALSSAPFGAFAPNAAQATIIRLVQGSGLKRGAFRPWMSRLVNLLRSGPIDVQYQGASFRFYHQGSATERGALFNPDYNLDELDFLRQHTQAGGTFVDVGANVGTFALVMARHVGTNGKVIAIEPHPLTFGRLSFNHAASDAMQVRLVQAAAGDSDGELMIESGGGNLGATHVVTGAASAEAIKVPSLRLTRILDEAGVTQVDTLKIDVEGFEDRVLIGFFRDAPQALWPRAVVIEHLSQNEWQQDCIADMVARGFTIARKTRSNTLLSR
- a CDS encoding ABC transporter ATP-binding protein/permease, whose protein sequence is MQRPAAKRDQGKKPPIIDPEGEGGDEIAPPPPEVLEPDPDLSPEEIEQARKDYLLTRFWISARGFWSRTGDRLAWPFSIGLVVLIVLTVGFQYGINVWNRAIFDAIETRDATTVFHLTALFFPLAIGSIVLGVAQVFARMGIQRRWRAWLTNSVLTRWLANGRYYQLNLVGGDHKNPEYRIAEDLRVATDSPVDFLAGVTSALLSAATFIVVLWTIGGALTVTLGGSSITIPAFLVVAAMLYAGIASGSIVVIGRQFVQVSEDKNQAEADFRYTLTRVRENGESIALLGGEEEERSGLDRNFSSVLRQWARLAGQHMRTTLVSQGSSLVAPVVPLLLCAPKFLDGSMTLGQVMQAASAFTIVQSAFGWLVDNYPRLADWNACAHRIASLMMSLDGLERAEQGDGLGRIKRGETGNDAMLELKDLSVTLDDGTAVVGETEVVIEPGERLLVAGESGTGKSTLVRAIAGLWPWGGGSVNFHPDRRLFMLPQRPYVPSGSLRRAVAYPGAEDDWTLEEIGEALHKVGLDHLKEKIEEEGPWDQTLSGGEKQRLAFARLLLHSPDIVVLDEATSALDEKSQDKMMKMVTDELPKATIVSVAHRVELEAFHSRKIVLERRKGGAKLVSDIDLIPRKGRRKLLGRLLRQRKPTVKKAA